The Streptomyces sp. NBC_01689 genome includes a window with the following:
- a CDS encoding D-alanyl-D-alanine carboxypeptidase family protein has product MRDSSPLPPRAAVLSRRAALGLAAAVPLAAASRAAAATASATPSGAPPTATIGGELLGRGGVQVLGASGLPKRLTARSWLVADHDSGEVLASFDAHRPLAPASTLKMLFADTVLKKFERTERHRVTDADLAGIPAGSSLVGVKPGITYTVEQLWLGVFLRSGNDAVHVLSHMNGGVPETVAQMQAKAEDLQALDTHVVSPDGFDHKGQVSSAYDLTLFARHGLADADFRAYCSTRTADFPAGGKKTFQIQNTDRLLTGAWGVPTYDGLIGVKNGYTSHAGNTFTGAATRGGRTLLVTVMHPKSGGSGVYEETAALLDWGFRQGANARPVGMLVAPLSEGGGKAKPTGKAARPAAGAPARAERGGSSWGLAGGAGGAAVVLAGAAVVWRRRRRAAGTGEGPAPAPDAGASDGRLPDTGATGAGEPGPGDSGARHGR; this is encoded by the coding sequence ATGCGCGATTCCTCTCCGCTCCCCCCGCGTGCCGCGGTGCTGTCCCGCCGCGCCGCGCTCGGCCTCGCCGCGGCCGTCCCGCTGGCCGCCGCGTCCCGGGCGGCGGCCGCCACCGCCTCCGCCACCCCGTCCGGCGCGCCGCCGACCGCCACGATCGGCGGTGAACTGCTGGGCCGCGGCGGGGTCCAGGTGCTCGGTGCCTCGGGCCTGCCCAAGCGGCTCACCGCCCGCTCCTGGCTGGTCGCGGACCACGACAGCGGGGAGGTGCTCGCCTCGTTCGACGCGCACCGGCCGCTGGCGCCCGCCTCGACGCTGAAGATGCTGTTCGCGGACACCGTGCTGAAGAAGTTCGAACGCACCGAGCGGCACCGGGTGACCGACGCCGACCTCGCCGGGATTCCCGCCGGTTCCAGCCTCGTCGGTGTCAAACCCGGAATCACCTACACCGTCGAGCAGTTGTGGCTCGGCGTCTTCCTGCGTTCCGGGAACGACGCGGTGCACGTGCTCAGCCACATGAACGGCGGTGTGCCCGAGACGGTCGCGCAGATGCAGGCGAAGGCCGAGGACCTGCAGGCGCTGGACACCCATGTGGTCAGCCCCGACGGGTTCGACCACAAGGGCCAGGTGTCCTCCGCGTACGACCTGACGCTCTTCGCCCGGCACGGCCTCGCCGACGCCGACTTCCGCGCCTACTGCTCGACGCGGACCGCGGACTTCCCGGCGGGCGGCAAGAAGACCTTCCAGATACAGAACACCGACCGCCTGCTGACCGGCGCGTGGGGCGTACCGACGTACGACGGACTCATCGGCGTCAAGAACGGCTACACCAGCCACGCGGGCAACACCTTCACCGGCGCCGCGACCCGGGGCGGGCGGACCCTGCTGGTCACGGTCATGCACCCGAAGAGCGGGGGCAGCGGCGTGTACGAGGAGACGGCGGCGCTGCTCGACTGGGGGTTCCGGCAGGGCGCGAACGCCCGTCCGGTGGGCATGCTGGTCGCCCCGCTCAGCGAGGGCGGCGGCAAGGCGAAGCCGACCGGGAAGGCGGCCCGGCCCGCCGCCGGCGCACCCGCGCGGGCGGAGCGGGGCGGGTCCTCGTGGGGACTCGCGGGCGGGGCCGGCGGAGCGGCCGTGGTGCTCGCGGGCGCGGCCGTCGTGTGGCGCAGGCGGCGGCGCGCGGCGGGGACGGGCGAGGGGCCGGCGCCGGCCCCGGACGCGGGCGCCTCCGACGGTCGGCTTCCGGACACGGGCGCCACGGGCGCGGGGGAGCCGGGTCCGGGGGACTCCGGTGCGCGGCACGGGCGTTGA
- a CDS encoding SDR family oxidoreductase translates to MNAKQTKIAVVTGAGSGIGRAVAVELLRTGWSVGLAGRRTGPLEETAALAPGAPTLVVRADVARPEEVAALFAAVRERFGRLDLLFNNAGTFGPGGVPVEELPYEAWRHVVDTNLNGAFLCAQAAFRQMKEQDPQGGRIINNGSISAHAPRPRSIAYTATKHAVTGLTKSLSLDGRPYRIACGQIDIGNAATDMTSGMRTGTPQANGELAVEPVMDAADVARTVRHMAELPLEANVQFATVMATSMPYVGRG, encoded by the coding sequence ATGAATGCCAAGCAGACGAAGATCGCGGTGGTGACCGGGGCGGGCTCCGGCATCGGCCGCGCGGTGGCCGTCGAACTGCTGCGCACCGGCTGGTCGGTGGGCCTGGCCGGACGCCGGACCGGGCCCCTGGAGGAGACGGCGGCCCTGGCACCCGGGGCGCCCACCCTCGTCGTACGGGCGGACGTCGCCCGCCCCGAGGAGGTGGCCGCCCTCTTCGCCGCCGTGCGCGAACGCTTCGGACGGCTCGACCTGCTCTTCAACAACGCCGGGACGTTCGGCCCGGGCGGCGTCCCGGTCGAGGAACTGCCCTACGAGGCCTGGCGGCACGTCGTGGACACCAATCTCAACGGCGCGTTCCTCTGTGCCCAGGCCGCGTTCCGGCAGATGAAGGAGCAGGACCCGCAGGGCGGGCGGATCATCAACAACGGCTCGATCTCGGCGCACGCGCCGCGGCCGCGGTCCATCGCGTACACGGCGACCAAGCACGCGGTGACGGGCCTGACCAAGTCGCTGTCCCTGGACGGGCGTCCGTACCGGATCGCCTGCGGTCAGATCGACATCGGCAACGCGGCGACGGACATGACCTCCGGCATGCGCACGGGAACGCCGCAGGCCAACGGGGAACTGGCGGTCGAGCCCGTGATGGACGCGGCGGACGTGGCCCGCACGGTGCGGCACATGGCGGAGCTGCCGCTGGAGGCGAACGTGCAGTTCGCGACGGTGATGGCCACGTCGATGCCCTACGTGGGGCGCGGCTGA
- a CDS encoding Gfo/Idh/MocA family protein, with protein MTGEHERVRWGILATGGIAAAFTADLVDMPDAEVVAVASRTDASAKAFAERFGIPRAYGDWASLAADEDVDVVYVATPHSAHRQAAGMCLEAGRHVLCEKALTLNVREARELVGLARRHDRFLMEAMWMYCNPLIRRLKGLVDDGVIGELRTVQADFGINGPFPPSHRLRDPAQGGGALLDLGVYPVSFAQLLLGEPSGITARAVLSDEGVDLQTGAVLTWESGALASVHCSINGSTPVMASVTGSRGRIEIPGGFFFPERFVLHRDGRDAEEFPADPAHGPRNSLKHEAAEVMRALRAGEKESPLVPLDGSLAVMRTLDAVREQIGVRYPGETA; from the coding sequence ATGACGGGCGAGCACGAGCGGGTGCGGTGGGGGATTCTGGCGACCGGCGGGATCGCCGCGGCGTTCACGGCGGATCTGGTGGACATGCCGGACGCCGAGGTGGTGGCCGTGGCGTCACGGACCGACGCCTCGGCGAAGGCGTTCGCCGAACGGTTCGGCATCCCCCGGGCGTACGGGGACTGGGCCTCGCTCGCCGCCGACGAGGACGTCGACGTCGTGTACGTGGCCACTCCGCACTCGGCGCACCGGCAGGCGGCCGGTATGTGCCTGGAGGCCGGGCGTCATGTGCTGTGCGAGAAGGCGCTGACGCTGAACGTGCGGGAGGCGCGGGAGCTGGTCGGGCTCGCCCGCCGGCACGACCGCTTCCTGATGGAGGCCATGTGGATGTACTGCAACCCGCTGATCCGCAGGCTCAAGGGGCTCGTGGACGACGGGGTGATCGGTGAGCTCCGCACCGTGCAGGCGGACTTCGGGATCAACGGACCGTTCCCGCCCTCGCACCGGCTGCGCGACCCCGCCCAGGGCGGCGGTGCCCTCCTCGACCTCGGTGTCTACCCGGTGTCGTTCGCGCAGCTGCTGCTCGGAGAGCCCTCCGGCATCACGGCGAGAGCGGTGCTCTCGGACGAGGGCGTCGATCTCCAGACGGGAGCGGTGCTCACCTGGGAGAGCGGTGCTCTCGCTTCGGTGCACTGCTCCATCAACGGCAGCACCCCCGTCATGGCCTCCGTCACCGGCTCGCGGGGCCGCATCGAGATCCCCGGCGGCTTCTTCTTCCCGGAGCGGTTCGTGCTGCACCGCGACGGGCGCGACGCGGAGGAGTTCCCGGCCGACCCGGCGCACGGCCCGCGCAACAGCCTCAAGCACGAGGCCGCCGAGGTGATGCGCGCGCTGCGGGCCGGTGAGAAGGAGTCCCCGCTCGTCCCCCTCGACGGCAGCCTCGCGGTGATGCGGACGCTCGACGCGGTACGCGAACAGATCGGCGTCCGCTACCCCGGCGAGACCGCCTGA
- a CDS encoding multidrug effflux MFS transporter: protein MPERGRNTGDQEGPRGHIPNTAVADTTAAVTDTLTVVPDTSAVDADTSAAVAGPAPAVVPPRTAPGAGQPGPRAAGSGDTAPRDPGALRRTGLLVTLILGGLTATPPLSMDMYLPSLPEVTRSLHAPAATVQLTLTACLAGMAFGQLVVGPMSDRWGRRRPLLAGLLVYVLATALCAVAPDVELLVAFRLAQGLAGAAGIVIARAVVRDLYDGMAMARFFSTLMLISGVAPVVAPLIGGQILRATDWRGVFVLLTAVGIGLTALVWTRLPETLAPGDRHAGGVGEALGSMRALLADRVFTGYMLAGGFAFAALFAYIAASPFVIQDIYGASPQTFSLLFGVNSVGLVAVGQINGKLLVGRVGLDKVLAVGLGLVALGATALLLMSSGVFGEVGLVPVAAALFVLMSAMGLALPNTQALALMRVRHAAGSASALLGTSSFLIGAVASPLVGIAGEHTAVPMAVVQLAAVLVAVVCFMALCRPWRTRHTPDGKAADS, encoded by the coding sequence ATGCCCGAGCGCGGGCGCAACACGGGGGACCAGGAAGGCCCGCGGGGGCACATACCGAACACCGCCGTCGCCGACACCACGGCCGCGGTCACGGACACCTTGACCGTCGTCCCCGACACCTCGGCCGTCGACGCCGACACCTCGGCGGCCGTCGCCGGCCCGGCGCCCGCGGTCGTGCCTCCCAGGACGGCCCCGGGGGCGGGGCAGCCGGGCCCGCGGGCCGCCGGTTCCGGGGACACCGCGCCGCGCGACCCGGGAGCGCTCCGCCGTACCGGCCTCCTCGTCACCCTGATCCTCGGCGGGCTCACCGCGACACCCCCGCTGTCCATGGACATGTACCTCCCGTCGCTGCCGGAGGTCACCCGCTCCCTGCACGCGCCGGCCGCGACCGTCCAGCTCACGCTGACCGCGTGCCTCGCGGGAATGGCGTTCGGCCAGCTCGTCGTCGGACCGATGAGCGACAGATGGGGGCGGCGCAGGCCCCTGCTCGCCGGACTGCTCGTCTACGTCCTCGCCACCGCCCTGTGCGCCGTCGCGCCCGACGTCGAACTCCTCGTCGCCTTCCGGCTGGCGCAGGGGCTCGCGGGAGCGGCGGGCATCGTGATCGCCCGGGCCGTCGTCCGCGACCTGTACGACGGCATGGCGATGGCCCGCTTCTTCTCCACCCTCATGCTGATCTCCGGCGTCGCCCCGGTCGTCGCACCCCTCATCGGCGGTCAGATCCTGCGCGCCACCGACTGGCGGGGCGTCTTCGTGCTCCTCACCGCCGTGGGCATCGGGCTCACCGCGCTCGTCTGGACGAGACTCCCCGAGACCCTCGCGCCCGGCGACCGGCACGCCGGCGGCGTCGGCGAGGCCCTCGGCTCGATGCGCGCCCTGCTCGCCGACCGGGTCTTCACCGGCTACATGCTGGCGGGCGGCTTCGCGTTCGCCGCGCTCTTCGCGTACATCGCGGCCTCCCCGTTCGTGATCCAGGACATCTACGGCGCGTCCCCGCAGACCTTCAGCCTGCTCTTCGGCGTGAACTCGGTCGGCCTGGTGGCCGTCGGCCAGATCAACGGCAAGCTCCTGGTCGGCCGGGTCGGCCTCGACAAGGTCCTCGCGGTGGGCCTCGGGCTCGTCGCCCTCGGCGCGACCGCGCTGCTCCTGATGTCCTCCGGCGTCTTCGGCGAGGTCGGACTCGTGCCGGTGGCCGCCGCCCTGTTCGTCCTGATGTCCGCGATGGGCCTCGCGCTGCCCAACACCCAGGCGCTCGCCCTGATGCGCGTACGGCACGCGGCGGGTTCCGCCTCCGCGCTGCTGGGCACCTCCTCCTTCCTCATCGGCGCGGTCGCCTCACCGCTGGTCGGCATCGCCGGGGAGCACACCGCCGTCCCGATGGCCGTCGTCCAACTGGCGGCGGTTCTGGTCGCCGTCGTCTGCTTCATGGCACTGTGCCGTCCCTGGCGGACGCGCCACACCCCGGACGGAAAGGCGGCGGACAGCTGA
- a CDS encoding serine hydrolase domain-containing protein yields MPSLADAPHPGRKGGGQLSAPKLRVDTPERAGLDPAELRHLVRDVRALTRGPEPWAAGVVVVAGRGPVIAVEEAAGWAVRYASYDEKTGTRVELPSEQRVPMSVRTPFDLASLTKLFTAVAAVQQLERGTLGIDARVGAYLPEFQAARAHDVTVRQLLTHTSGLRPELPLYDCPDGAARLALLQAEEPSSEPGAYLYSDLNLLLLQHVLERITGRTLDVLVRDGITRPLGMTATGFGPCPDAAATEDQRRPWAKADRGMLRGVVHDENAWALGGVAGHAGLFSTGRDLAVFCRALLAGGSYGPARILGPDFVELMLTAPGLGFAVAQPWFMGELAERGAAGHTGFTGTSLVLDPGTETFLVLLANTVHPRRGAVRNAPRVGAGTRVARAVRGA; encoded by the coding sequence GTGCCGTCCCTGGCGGACGCGCCACACCCCGGACGGAAAGGCGGCGGACAGCTGAGCGCACCGAAACTGCGCGTCGACACACCGGAGCGGGCCGGGCTCGACCCGGCCGAACTGCGCCACCTCGTACGCGACGTCCGAGCCCTCACCCGCGGGCCCGAACCCTGGGCGGCCGGCGTGGTCGTGGTCGCCGGGCGCGGCCCGGTCATCGCCGTCGAGGAGGCGGCGGGCTGGGCGGTGCGCTACGCGTCGTACGACGAGAAGACCGGCACGCGGGTCGAGCTGCCGTCCGAGCAGCGCGTTCCGATGAGCGTACGGACCCCCTTCGACCTGGCCTCCCTCACCAAACTGTTCACCGCGGTCGCCGCGGTGCAGCAGCTGGAGCGCGGCACGCTCGGCATCGACGCGCGGGTGGGGGCGTACCTGCCGGAGTTCCAGGCCGCCCGCGCCCACGACGTCACCGTCCGGCAGCTGCTCACGCACACCTCCGGGCTGCGGCCCGAACTCCCGCTGTACGACTGCCCGGACGGCGCCGCGCGGCTCGCGCTGCTGCAGGCGGAGGAGCCCTCGTCCGAGCCGGGGGCGTACCTCTACTCGGACCTCAACCTGCTCCTCCTCCAGCACGTCCTGGAACGCATCACCGGCCGTACCCTCGACGTCCTCGTCCGGGACGGGATCACCCGGCCGCTGGGGATGACGGCCACCGGTTTCGGGCCGTGCCCGGACGCGGCGGCGACCGAGGACCAGCGGCGGCCGTGGGCCAAGGCGGACCGGGGGATGCTGCGGGGGGTGGTGCACGACGAGAACGCGTGGGCGCTCGGCGGGGTGGCGGGGCACGCGGGCCTGTTCTCCACCGGCCGCGACCTCGCGGTCTTCTGCCGTGCGCTGCTCGCGGGCGGCTCCTACGGGCCCGCACGCATCCTCGGCCCCGACTTCGTCGAGCTGATGCTCACCGCGCCGGGCCTCGGCTTCGCGGTCGCCCAGCCCTGGTTCATGGGGGAGCTGGCGGAGCGCGGGGCGGCGGGCCACACGGGTTTCACGGGGACGTCGCTGGTGCTCGACCCGGGGACGGAGACGTTTCTCGTGCTGCTGGCGAACACCGTGCATCCGCGGCGGGGGGCCGTACGGAACGCTCCGCGGGTGGGGGCGGGGACGCGGGTCGCCCGTGCGGTACGGGGCGCTTGA
- a CDS encoding small ribosomal subunit Rsm22 family protein, whose protein sequence is MTPASDTLRTALADLLDGLPPKAAAQAVDRLIANYRGTTPTHAPILRDRSDVVAYAAYRMPATFEAVRAALEAFADAVPGWSPASHLDVGGGTGAATWAVNATWPGERPVTVFDWAEPALALGREIAATNPELTPAEWTRARIGAALTFESTDLVTVSYVLGELTAADRASVVTAVAAAARAVVIIEPGTPDGYARVIEARDRLIDAGFRVAAPCPHSAACPIVPGEDWCHFSARVSRSSLHRQVKGGSLAYEDEKFSYVAATRLPADPAASRVVRKPQIRKGQVLLDLCGPDESLHRETVTKRHGPLYRAARDADWGDAWPPPADED, encoded by the coding sequence GTGACCCCCGCCTCCGACACCCTGCGCACCGCCCTCGCGGACCTGCTCGACGGGCTGCCGCCGAAGGCCGCCGCCCAGGCCGTCGACCGGCTGATCGCGAACTACCGGGGGACCACCCCCACCCACGCCCCGATCCTCCGCGACCGTTCGGACGTGGTGGCGTACGCCGCCTACCGGATGCCGGCGACGTTCGAGGCGGTGCGCGCCGCGCTGGAGGCGTTCGCGGACGCGGTCCCGGGGTGGAGCCCCGCGAGCCACCTGGACGTCGGCGGTGGCACGGGCGCCGCGACCTGGGCGGTGAACGCGACCTGGCCGGGCGAGCGTCCCGTGACCGTGTTCGACTGGGCCGAGCCGGCCCTCGCGCTGGGCCGCGAGATCGCCGCCACGAACCCGGAACTGACGCCGGCGGAGTGGACCCGGGCCCGCATCGGAGCGGCGCTCACTTTCGAGAGCACTGATCTCGTGACGGTCTCCTACGTTCTCGGCGAGCTCACCGCGGCCGACCGTGCCTCCGTCGTGACGGCCGTGGCCGCCGCCGCGCGGGCCGTCGTGATCATCGAACCGGGCACGCCCGACGGATACGCCCGGGTGATCGAGGCCCGCGACCGCCTGATCGACGCCGGGTTCCGTGTCGCCGCGCCCTGTCCGCACAGCGCGGCCTGCCCCATCGTGCCCGGCGAGGACTGGTGCCACTTCTCCGCCAGGGTCAGCCGTTCCTCCCTCCACCGGCAGGTCAAGGGCGGGTCCCTGGCGTACGAGGACGAGAAGTTCAGCTACGTCGCCGCCACCCGTCTCCCCGCGGACCCGGCCGCCTCCCGCGTGGTGCGCAAGCCGCAGATCCGCAAGGGGCAGGTACTGCTGGACCTCTGCGGCCCGGACGAGTCCCTGCACCGCGAGACGGTGACCAAGCGCCACGGGCCGCTCTACCGCGCGGCCCGGGACGCGGACTGGGGCGACGCCTGGCCGCCGCCCGCCGACGAGGACTGA
- the ddaH gene encoding dimethylargininase, with product MGIICPAAREETSLHPLRSATPRRYLMCPPEHFGVTYAINPWMDPSKPVDVALAVAQWEDLRDRYRSLGHTVEELVPRPGLPDMVFAANGATVVDGRVLGARFAHRERAAEAPVHLEWFRAHGFRHVREPVHVNEGEGDFAVTASYLLAGRGFRASPLSHGEAQEFFGRPVLGLDLVDPRHYHLDTALTVLDDTTDEIMYYPPAFSPGSREVLRRLFPDALTAGDEDAAAFGLNGVSDGLHVLLPQAAAGLFGPLRDRGFEPVGIDLSELLKGGGSVKCCTQELR from the coding sequence ATGGGCATCATCTGCCCCGCGGCCCGTGAGGAGACCTCCTTGCACCCTCTGCGCAGCGCCACACCCCGGCGCTATCTGATGTGCCCGCCCGAGCACTTCGGCGTCACCTACGCCATCAACCCCTGGATGGACCCCTCCAAACCGGTCGACGTGGCGCTCGCCGTCGCCCAGTGGGAGGACCTGCGCGACCGCTACCGCTCGCTGGGGCACACGGTCGAGGAACTCGTCCCGCGTCCCGGGCTGCCGGACATGGTGTTCGCGGCGAACGGGGCGACGGTCGTGGACGGCCGGGTCCTCGGCGCGCGGTTCGCGCACCGGGAACGGGCGGCGGAGGCTCCCGTGCACCTGGAGTGGTTCCGCGCCCACGGCTTCCGGCACGTCCGTGAGCCGGTGCACGTCAACGAGGGCGAGGGCGACTTCGCGGTCACCGCCTCCTACCTGCTCGCCGGGCGCGGCTTCCGGGCGAGCCCCCTGTCGCACGGCGAGGCCCAGGAGTTCTTCGGCCGCCCGGTGCTCGGGCTCGATCTGGTCGACCCCCGCCACTACCACCTGGACACGGCCCTCACCGTCCTCGACGACACGACGGACGAGATCATGTACTACCCGCCCGCGTTCTCCCCCGGCAGCCGCGAGGTGCTGCGCCGGCTGTTCCCCGACGCGCTGACCGCCGGCGACGAGGACGCCGCCGCGTTCGGCCTGAACGGGGTCTCGGACGGCCTGCACGTGCTGCTGCCGCAGGCCGCGGCCGGGCTCTTCGGGCCGCTCCGCGACCGGGGGTTCGAGCCCGTCGGCATCGACCTGAGCGAACTCCTCAAGGGCGGCGGCAGCGTGAAGTGCTGCACGCAGGAACTGCGGTGA
- a CDS encoding TetR/AcrR family transcriptional regulator: MAPTSPRPAQPAGRSAPDSSRRSERSRRAIFDAALALVGEVGYPRTTIEGVAARAGVGKQTIYRWWPSKAAVLLDAFMDLAERAAREAGQESYEIPDTGDLAADLKQVLRATVDELLNPAFEVPSRALAAEGLVNEELGAEFVTKLLEPQLQLYVKRLRSAQDEGVLRAGLDPRIALELFVSPLAQRWLQRTGPISYAYTDTLVEYALYGLTPRG; the protein is encoded by the coding sequence ATGGCCCCGACGTCCCCCCGGCCCGCCCAGCCCGCCGGCCGCTCCGCCCCCGACTCCTCCCGCCGCAGCGAGAGGTCCCGCCGGGCGATCTTCGACGCGGCCCTCGCCCTCGTCGGCGAGGTCGGCTACCCCCGGACCACGATCGAGGGCGTCGCCGCCCGCGCCGGTGTCGGCAAGCAGACGATCTACCGGTGGTGGCCCTCGAAGGCCGCCGTGCTCCTCGACGCCTTCATGGACCTCGCGGAGCGGGCCGCGCGGGAGGCGGGCCAGGAGTCGTACGAGATCCCGGACACCGGTGACCTGGCCGCCGACCTCAAGCAGGTCCTGCGCGCCACCGTCGACGAGCTGCTGAACCCCGCGTTCGAGGTCCCCTCGCGGGCCCTGGCGGCCGAGGGCCTGGTGAACGAGGAGCTCGGCGCCGAGTTCGTCACCAAGCTCCTCGAACCCCAGCTCCAGCTGTACGTGAAGCGGCTCAGGTCCGCCCAGGACGAGGGCGTGCTGCGGGCCGGCCTCGACCCCCGGATCGCCCTGGAGCTCTTCGTCTCCCCGCTCGCCCAGCGCTGGCTCCAGCGCACCGGCCCGATCTCGTACGCGTACACGGACACCCTGGTCGAGTACGCCCTGTACGGGCTCACGCCTCGCGGATGA
- a CDS encoding bifunctional DNA primase/polymerase — translation MSAEFGRRSGAQGRISQWLRGRRPKEIADDGGREGLLLAAAAAGLPLAQAAYPSGYRCSCDRVGCPTPARHPVSFAWQTQSTTDRAQVERWVRHQPEANFITATGMVHDVLDVPVDAGREALERLLASGVEVGPVAESGDGRMFFFTLTRGTPEDEDEWWPCELDSHPETTDEHPGLRWHCRGSYVLVPPARLPGDLTVDWLRGPEHPLPDPLSLLEALTDACARYAGENESDQLAAWPHRG, via the coding sequence ATGAGCGCAGAGTTCGGCCGCCGCTCCGGCGCGCAGGGCAGGATCTCCCAGTGGCTGCGTGGTCGCCGTCCCAAGGAGATCGCCGACGACGGCGGGCGTGAGGGCCTGCTGCTCGCCGCTGCCGCCGCCGGGCTGCCGCTCGCGCAGGCCGCTTACCCCTCCGGCTACCGATGTTCCTGCGACCGTGTCGGCTGTCCCACGCCCGCGCGCCATCCCGTGTCCTTCGCCTGGCAGACCCAGTCCACGACCGACCGCGCGCAGGTCGAACGCTGGGTGCGGCATCAGCCGGAGGCCAACTTCATCACCGCCACCGGCATGGTGCACGACGTGCTCGACGTGCCGGTCGACGCGGGCCGCGAGGCCCTGGAGCGGCTGCTCGCCTCCGGTGTCGAGGTCGGTCCCGTCGCGGAGAGCGGCGACGGACGCATGTTCTTCTTCACCCTCACCCGCGGCACGCCCGAGGACGAGGACGAGTGGTGGCCCTGTGAGCTGGACTCGCACCCCGAGACGACGGACGAACACCCCGGTCTGCGCTGGCACTGCCGCGGTTCCTACGTCCTCGTCCCGCCGGCCCGGCTCCCCGGTGATCTGACCGTCGACTGGCTGCGCGGCCCCGAGCATCCGCTGCCCGACCCGCTGAGCCTGCTCGAAGCGCTGACGGACGCCTGCGCCCGCTACGCGGGGGAGAACGAGTCGGACCAGCTGGCCGCCTGGCCGCACCGCGGCTAG
- the efeU gene encoding iron uptake transporter permease EfeU, whose protein sequence is MFGNYLIGLREGLEASLVVCILIAYLVKTGRRDALRPIWAGIAVAILLALGFGCALEFGSQEMTFEAQEALGGSLSIIAVGLVTWMVFWMRRTARHLRSELHGKLDAALAMGTGALVATAFLAVGREGLETALFVWASVHAASDGTPRPLIGVALGLATAVVLGWLFYRGALRINLAKFFTWTGGMLVVVAAGVIAYGVHDLQEADWIPGLRNLAFDISGTIPPDSWYGTLLKGVFNFQPDPTVVQITVWALYLVPTLAIFLAPVGFASGKGKVKVPDEQGSHGSQPSKTS, encoded by the coding sequence GTGTTCGGCAACTATCTGATCGGCCTGCGCGAGGGGCTGGAGGCCAGCCTCGTCGTCTGCATCCTCATCGCCTACCTGGTGAAGACGGGCCGCAGGGACGCCCTGCGGCCCATCTGGGCCGGCATCGCCGTGGCGATCCTGCTGGCGCTCGGCTTCGGCTGCGCGCTCGAATTCGGCTCCCAGGAGATGACGTTCGAGGCGCAGGAGGCGCTCGGCGGTTCGCTGTCGATCATCGCGGTCGGCCTGGTGACCTGGATGGTCTTCTGGATGCGGCGCACCGCCCGGCACCTGAGGTCCGAACTGCACGGCAAGCTGGACGCCGCGCTGGCGATGGGGACCGGCGCGCTGGTGGCGACCGCGTTCCTGGCCGTGGGCCGGGAAGGCCTGGAGACAGCGCTGTTCGTGTGGGCGTCGGTGCACGCGGCGAGCGACGGCACGCCGCGCCCGCTGATCGGTGTCGCACTGGGCCTCGCGACCGCGGTGGTGCTCGGCTGGCTGTTCTACAGGGGTGCCCTGCGGATCAACCTCGCCAAGTTCTTCACCTGGACCGGCGGCATGCTGGTCGTGGTCGCCGCGGGCGTGATCGCGTACGGCGTGCACGACCTGCAGGAGGCCGACTGGATCCCCGGGCTGCGGAACCTGGCCTTCGACATCAGTGGCACGATCCCGCCGGACAGCTGGTACGGCACGCTCCTCAAGGGCGTCTTCAACTTCCAGCCCGATCCGACCGTCGTTCAGATCACGGTGTGGGCGCTCTACTTGGTCCCGACACTCGCGATCTTCCTCGCCCCGGTAGGGTTCGCCTCCGGGAAGGGGAAGGTGAAGGTACCTGATGAGCAGGGATCGCACGGGTCACAGCCCTCGAAGACTTCTTAG